A genomic stretch from Achromobacter spanius includes:
- the ftsA gene encoding cell division protein FtsA, with the protein MTRDIKDLIVALDIGTSKVVAVVAEILPEGRFEVLGLGQHESRGMRKGVVVNIETTVNSIQRALEEAELMADCKIRDVYTGIAGSHIRSFNSSGMVAVKDKEVTATDVARVIETAKAVNIPTDQQVLHVLTQEFIVDGQEDIREPIGMSGLRLEVRVHIVTGAVSAAQNIVKCVRRCGLEVQDLILQPLASSLAVLTADEKELGVVLVDIGGGTTDVAIFTGGAIRHTAVLPIAGDQITNDIAAMLRTPTPDAEEIKLRYGVAKQVLASPDESVEVPGLGDRGPRQVKRQALGAVIEPRVEELFTLVQQVVRDSGYEDLLASGVVLTGGSAQLPGMIELAEDVFLKPVRVAVPEYEGSLADVMRNPRFSTVMGLLQEARMQRVRGRKVAAQTGNFKSLLARMKEWFMN; encoded by the coding sequence ATGACCCGTGACATCAAGGACCTTATCGTCGCCCTCGATATCGGCACCAGCAAGGTGGTGGCTGTGGTGGCTGAAATTTTGCCCGAAGGGCGATTCGAAGTGCTAGGCCTGGGCCAGCACGAATCGCGCGGCATGCGCAAGGGCGTGGTCGTCAATATCGAGACCACTGTGAATTCCATTCAGCGCGCGCTTGAAGAAGCCGAGCTGATGGCAGATTGCAAGATTCGCGACGTCTACACCGGCATTGCTGGCAGCCATATCCGCAGCTTCAATTCCAGCGGCATGGTCGCTGTGAAGGACAAAGAAGTCACCGCCACCGACGTTGCCCGCGTCATCGAGACCGCCAAGGCGGTGAACATCCCGACTGACCAGCAAGTGCTGCATGTGCTGACGCAGGAGTTCATCGTCGACGGCCAGGAAGACATCCGCGAGCCTATCGGCATGAGCGGCCTGCGCCTGGAAGTGCGCGTGCACATCGTGACGGGCGCGGTCAGCGCCGCGCAGAACATCGTCAAGTGCGTGCGCCGCTGCGGCCTGGAAGTGCAGGACCTGATCCTGCAACCGCTGGCCTCCAGCCTGGCCGTGCTGACGGCCGATGAAAAAGAACTGGGCGTGGTGCTGGTGGATATCGGCGGCGGCACCACCGACGTTGCCATCTTCACGGGCGGCGCGATCCGCCACACGGCGGTGCTGCCGATTGCCGGCGACCAGATCACCAACGACATCGCGGCCATGCTGCGCACGCCGACGCCGGACGCCGAAGAGATCAAGCTGCGCTACGGCGTGGCCAAGCAGGTGCTGGCCAGCCCGGACGAATCCGTGGAAGTGCCTGGCCTGGGCGATCGCGGTCCGCGCCAGGTCAAGCGCCAGGCGCTGGGCGCCGTGATCGAACCGCGTGTCGAAGAACTGTTCACGCTGGTGCAGCAGGTGGTGCGTGACTCCGGCTACGAAGACCTGCTGGCGTCAGGCGTGGTGCTGACCGGTGGTTCGGCGCAGTTGCCCGGCATGATCGAACTGGCCGAGGACGTGTTCCTCAAGCCGGTCCGCGTGGCGGTGCCTGAATACGAAGGAAGCTTGGCCGACGTGATGCGCAACCCGCGCTTCTCGACGGTGATGGGCTTGTTGCAGGAAGCTCGGATGCAGCGGGTGCGCGGCCGCAAGGTTGCCGCTCAGACAGGCAATTTCAAGAGCCTGCTAGCACGCATGAAGGAATGGTTCATGAATTAA
- a CDS encoding DciA family protein encodes MRGAGVLATARKHLQIQYAVAAVLPAPLGAVCQVGKLENQCLHLVVPSAAHAAKMRQLAPRVARALADQGWNLNEIAVKVQAGLPKPGARQARPPKEAQPLGDTALGAFETLHEKLRPGPLADAVAKLLRHHKSS; translated from the coding sequence ATGCGGGGCGCCGGTGTGTTGGCGACCGCCCGCAAGCACTTGCAAATTCAGTATGCGGTGGCGGCGGTTCTGCCCGCCCCGCTAGGTGCTGTCTGCCAGGTAGGCAAGCTGGAAAACCAGTGCCTGCATCTGGTCGTGCCCAGCGCCGCCCATGCCGCCAAGATGCGTCAATTGGCGCCGCGCGTGGCGCGCGCCCTGGCCGATCAAGGCTGGAACCTTAACGAAATTGCCGTCAAGGTACAAGCGGGTTTACCGAAGCCCGGCGCCCGTCAGGCGCGCCCTCCCAAAGAGGCGCAACCCCTGGGCGACACCGCGCTGGGCGCGTTCGAGACGCTGCACGAAAAACTACGTCCTGGCCCCTTGGCCGATGCGGTGGCCAAGCTCTTGAGGCATCACAAGAGTAGCTGA
- the murG gene encoding undecaprenyldiphospho-muramoylpentapeptide beta-N-acetylglucosaminyltransferase, whose amino-acid sequence MTVARTILIMAGGTGGHIMPGLAVADVLRERGWRVLWLGNPDKMEGKLVPPRGIELVPLRFQGVRGKGVSALLKLPFLLLRAFAQAWSRLADVRPDVVLGMGGYVAFPGGVIAALRGTPLVVHEQNAVAGTANKCLAKMSRRVLSGFPGVLPKGEALGNPVRADLCALPDPAERYAGRSGPLRLLIVGGSLGAQALNMVVPQALARLPQDRRPQVVHQSGEQHLPALQQTYAQAGVQADCRAFIDDMAGALGDADLLICRAGAMTVSEVAAAGVAALFVPLPHAIDDHQTANARFLSDAQAAWLQPQAAMTPEWLADWLGQRTRQELEAVAVRARAHAQPEAAVHIADVCEQAAGRSS is encoded by the coding sequence ATGACCGTGGCCCGCACCATCCTGATCATGGCCGGCGGCACCGGCGGGCACATCATGCCGGGCCTGGCCGTGGCTGACGTGCTGCGCGAGCGCGGCTGGCGCGTGCTGTGGCTGGGCAACCCGGACAAGATGGAAGGCAAGCTTGTGCCACCGCGCGGTATCGAACTTGTGCCGCTGCGCTTCCAGGGCGTGCGCGGCAAGGGTGTGTCCGCGCTGCTGAAGCTGCCTTTCCTGCTGCTGCGCGCGTTTGCACAAGCGTGGTCGCGTCTGGCCGATGTGCGTCCGGACGTGGTGTTGGGCATGGGCGGCTACGTTGCCTTTCCCGGGGGCGTGATCGCGGCCCTGCGCGGCACGCCGCTGGTGGTGCACGAACAGAATGCCGTGGCCGGCACCGCGAACAAGTGTCTGGCCAAGATGTCGCGCCGCGTGCTCAGCGGCTTTCCAGGTGTGCTGCCCAAAGGCGAAGCCCTGGGTAACCCGGTGCGTGCCGATCTGTGCGCGCTACCTGATCCGGCTGAGCGCTACGCTGGCCGTTCCGGCCCGCTGCGACTGCTTATCGTGGGCGGCAGCCTGGGCGCGCAGGCGCTGAACATGGTTGTTCCGCAGGCGCTGGCCCGCCTGCCGCAAGACCGTCGCCCGCAGGTTGTTCATCAGTCCGGCGAACAACATCTGCCCGCGTTGCAACAAACCTACGCCCAGGCGGGCGTGCAGGCCGATTGCCGCGCGTTCATCGATGACATGGCGGGCGCCTTGGGCGATGCCGACCTGCTGATCTGCCGCGCGGGCGCCATGACGGTGTCTGAAGTGGCGGCAGCGGGCGTCGCCGCGCTGTTCGTGCCGTTGCCGCATGCCATTGATGACCACCAGACCGCCAACGCACGCTTCTTGAGCGACGCGCAGGCCGCTTGGTTGCAGCCGCAGGCCGCCATGACGCCCGAGTGGCTGGCGGACTGGCTGGGCCAGCGTACCCGACAAGAACTCGAGGCCGTCGCCGTCCGGGCCCGCGCGCATGCGCAGCCGGAAGCCGCGGTCCATATCGCCGATGTCTGCGAACAAGCAGCGGGGCGTTCATCATGA
- the ftsZ gene encoding cell division protein FtsZ translates to MMNFEMLENNTKGTVIKVVGVGGAGGNAVAHMIRSGVHGVDFICANTDAQALAATNAPVQIRLGRTGLGAGAKPEQGRASAETAREEIRAALNGAHMVFITAGMGGGTGTGAGPVVAEVAKELGILTVGVVTKPFTFEGNKRLKMAEDGIAELAKHVHSLIVVLNENLYDLMDEDATQEDCFRSADDILHNACAGIAEIINVEGNVNVDFEDVKTIMGEQGQAMMGTASASGADRARVAAEHAIACPLLEGVDLNGARGVLVNITASRTLKMRETREIMETIRSYASDDATVIFGTAYDESMGENLRVTVVATGLGRAQSRPQLVQNTAEVLRTGTDNMPMGTMPAGQGGDYRNLDMPSVMRNPRSQASAQVRALESSGMDHFDIPAFLRKQAD, encoded by the coding sequence ATGATGAACTTTGAGATGCTTGAGAACAACACCAAAGGGACCGTAATCAAGGTCGTTGGTGTGGGCGGTGCGGGCGGCAATGCCGTCGCGCACATGATTCGCAGCGGCGTGCACGGCGTGGATTTCATCTGCGCCAACACCGATGCGCAAGCGCTGGCGGCAACCAATGCCCCAGTGCAAATTCGTCTGGGCCGTACCGGCCTGGGGGCGGGCGCCAAGCCCGAGCAAGGACGTGCGTCGGCTGAAACCGCGCGCGAGGAGATCCGTGCTGCGCTGAATGGCGCTCACATGGTCTTCATCACCGCCGGCATGGGCGGTGGCACCGGCACCGGCGCGGGTCCGGTCGTGGCCGAAGTGGCGAAGGAACTGGGCATCCTGACCGTTGGCGTGGTCACCAAGCCTTTCACGTTTGAAGGCAACAAGCGCCTGAAAATGGCCGAGGACGGCATTGCCGAACTGGCCAAGCACGTGCATTCGCTCATCGTGGTGCTCAACGAGAACCTCTATGACCTGATGGACGAGGACGCGACGCAGGAAGACTGCTTCCGTTCGGCCGACGATATCCTGCACAACGCTTGCGCGGGCATCGCCGAAATCATCAACGTCGAAGGTAACGTCAACGTCGACTTCGAAGACGTCAAGACGATCATGGGCGAGCAGGGCCAGGCCATGATGGGCACGGCATCGGCATCGGGCGCAGACCGCGCGCGTGTCGCCGCCGAGCACGCCATTGCATGCCCTCTGCTGGAAGGCGTGGACTTGAACGGCGCGCGTGGCGTGCTGGTCAACATCACCGCCAGCCGCACGCTGAAGATGCGCGAAACGCGCGAAATCATGGAAACGATCCGCAGCTACGCTTCGGACGACGCGACCGTGATCTTCGGTACCGCCTACGACGAATCCATGGGTGAAAACCTGCGCGTGACCGTGGTTGCAACCGGCCTGGGCCGTGCGCAGTCGCGTCCGCAATTGGTGCAAAACACCGCTGAGGTGCTGCGCACCGGTACCGACAACATGCCCATGGGCACGATGCCGGCCGGTCAAGGCGGCGATTACCGCAATCTGGACATGCCGTCGGTCATGCGCAATCCGCGCAGCCAGGCGTCGGCTCAAGTGCGTGCTCTGGAAAGCTCGGGAATGGATCATTTCGACATCCCGGCGTTCTTGCGCAAGCAGGCAGATTGA
- the murC gene encoding UDP-N-acetylmuramate--L-alanine ligase — translation MKHRIQHIHFVGIGGSGMSGIAEVLLNLGYTISGSDLNESAVTRRLAGLGVKIAIGHVASNVTGAAAIVTSTAVAGDNPEVIAARAARIPVVPRAIMLAELMRLKRGIAVAGTHGKTTTTSLVASVLAAGDLDPTFVIGGRLNSAGANARLGQGDYIVVEADESDASFLNLLPVMAIVTNIDADHMDTYGHDVARLKSAFIEFTQRLPFYGSAVLCSDDANVREIMPFVSRPITTYGLNEEAQVRAYEVQPSGTRMRFNVQRTHLDTLLPPLQVELNLPGLHNVRNALAAIAVATELGVSDDAICDSLAAFKGVGRRFTQTGDFPVPASHGGGTFTVIDDYGHHPVEMAATLAAARGAWPDRRIVLAFQPHRYTRTRDCFEDFVRVLGSADAVLLTEVYAAGEPPLVAADGRALSRALRVAGKVEPVFVEDVAELPQAVVDFVRNGDVVIVMGAGSISKVPAQVGELA, via the coding sequence ATGAAACACAGAATTCAACATATCCATTTCGTAGGCATCGGCGGCTCTGGCATGAGCGGCATTGCCGAAGTGCTGCTCAACCTGGGCTACACGATCAGCGGTTCCGACCTGAACGAGTCGGCGGTCACGCGCCGCCTGGCCGGCCTGGGCGTGAAGATCGCCATTGGCCACGTGGCCAGCAACGTCACCGGCGCGGCCGCCATCGTCACGTCCACCGCGGTGGCGGGCGATAACCCCGAAGTGATCGCCGCGCGCGCCGCGCGTATCCCCGTGGTGCCGCGCGCCATCATGCTGGCGGAACTGATGCGCTTGAAGCGTGGCATCGCGGTCGCCGGCACACACGGCAAGACCACCACCACCAGCCTGGTGGCCAGCGTGCTTGCCGCTGGCGATCTGGACCCCACCTTCGTGATCGGCGGCCGCCTGAACTCTGCCGGCGCCAACGCGCGGCTGGGGCAGGGCGACTACATCGTGGTCGAGGCCGACGAGTCCGATGCGTCGTTCCTGAACCTGTTGCCGGTGATGGCCATCGTGACCAACATCGATGCCGATCACATGGATACCTACGGGCACGACGTGGCCCGCCTGAAAAGCGCCTTCATCGAGTTCACGCAGCGCCTGCCGTTCTATGGCAGCGCGGTGCTGTGCTCGGATGACGCCAACGTGCGCGAGATCATGCCCTTCGTGTCGCGCCCGATCACCACTTATGGCCTGAACGAAGAGGCGCAGGTGCGGGCCTATGAGGTCCAGCCGTCTGGTACGCGCATGCGCTTCAACGTGCAGCGCACGCACCTCGACACGTTGCTGCCGCCCTTGCAGGTGGAACTGAACTTGCCCGGCCTGCACAACGTGCGCAACGCGCTGGCCGCGATTGCCGTTGCCACCGAGCTGGGTGTATCCGACGATGCCATTTGCGATTCGCTGGCCGCCTTCAAGGGCGTGGGCCGCCGTTTCACGCAGACGGGCGACTTTCCGGTGCCGGCCAGCCATGGCGGTGGCACCTTCACGGTGATCGACGATTACGGCCATCACCCCGTGGAGATGGCCGCCACGCTGGCTGCCGCGCGCGGCGCCTGGCCCGATCGCCGTATCGTGCTGGCCTTCCAGCCGCACCGTTACACGCGGACGCGCGATTGCTTTGAAGATTTTGTGCGGGTGCTGGGCTCCGCCGACGCCGTGTTGCTGACCGAGGTCTACGCCGCGGGCGAGCCGCCGCTGGTGGCCGCCGATGGCCGCGCGCTGTCGCGCGCGCTGCGGGTAGCCGGCAAGGTTGAGCCGGTGTTTGTCGAAGACGTGGCTGAACTGCCGCAGGCCGTGGTCGACTTCGTGCGCAACGGCGACGTCGTCATCGTGATGGGAGCGGGTTCGATCAGCAAGGTCCCCGCCCAAGTAGGAGAGCTGGCATGA
- a CDS encoding cell division protein FtsQ/DivIB yields MWNDARTTNLIANTLAVLAVCAMLIAGVVWVAQRPFFTLTAIELESMPDTELHYVSPQAVRSAIAGRFKGNFFTVDLDDAREIFESVPWVRHATVRRIWPNVLRVRIEEQQPLALWNENQMINTWGEAFTANTGEVDDETVLPQFSGPEGTEPLVVQRYAELARWFAPLDMHVKQLELSPRYAWRVVLSNGMLLDLGRDPGADAPDPHGLPGALPFAARIQRFVQAWPVVSGRLEGRTITQADLRYPNGFALALAPLAASETKSKSTPKPPKKR; encoded by the coding sequence GTGTGGAACGACGCTCGCACTACCAACCTGATCGCCAACACGCTAGCCGTGCTGGCGGTTTGCGCCATGCTCATCGCGGGCGTGGTCTGGGTAGCGCAGCGCCCGTTCTTCACGTTGACGGCCATCGAGCTGGAATCGATGCCGGACACCGAATTGCACTACGTGTCGCCGCAGGCCGTGCGCTCGGCCATCGCGGGCCGCTTCAAGGGCAACTTCTTCACGGTGGACCTGGACGACGCACGCGAGATTTTCGAATCGGTGCCCTGGGTACGCCATGCCACCGTGCGCCGGATCTGGCCCAACGTGCTGCGCGTACGGATCGAGGAACAGCAGCCGCTGGCGTTGTGGAACGAGAACCAGATGATCAACACCTGGGGCGAAGCGTTCACGGCGAACACGGGCGAGGTGGACGACGAAACCGTGCTGCCGCAGTTCTCCGGTCCGGAAGGCACGGAGCCGCTGGTGGTTCAGCGCTACGCCGAGCTGGCGCGCTGGTTCGCGCCGCTGGACATGCATGTCAAACAGTTGGAACTGAGCCCGCGCTATGCCTGGCGGGTGGTGTTGTCCAACGGCATGCTGCTGGACCTGGGCCGCGATCCGGGCGCCGATGCACCGGACCCGCACGGCCTGCCCGGCGCTTTGCCGTTCGCGGCACGCATTCAACGCTTTGTGCAGGCGTGGCCCGTCGTGTCGGGGCGCCTGGAAGGGCGCACCATCACGCAGGCCGACCTGCGCTATCCGAATGGTTTCGCCCTGGCGCTGGCTCCGTTGGCCGCGTCGGAAACCAAATCCAAATCCACACCGAAACCTCCCAAGAAACGCTAA
- a CDS encoding D-alanine--D-alanine ligase, translating to MSTQFGKVGVLYGGRSAEREVSLMSGKGVQQALASAGVDAHLFDTGERSLAELAAEGYDRVFIALHGRYGEDGTIQGALELLGIPYTGSGPMASALAMDKTMTKRVWLQNGLPTPEFEVLDADTELRLVPDRLSLPLIIKPPHEGSTVGITKVVGYSDMKEAYAAAARFDSEVLAEQFITGRELTVAVLGSGKGARALPVIEIAAPGGNYDYEHKYFSDDTEYFCPATLPDGVAEEVADIAVKAYQALGCEGWGRADFILDRDNRPWLLEMNTSPGMTSHSLVPMAAKAVGISYADLCVAILSEASCKVHSASRNA from the coding sequence ATGAGCACGCAATTCGGCAAAGTGGGTGTGTTGTACGGCGGACGCTCCGCCGAGCGCGAGGTGTCGCTGATGTCCGGCAAGGGCGTGCAGCAGGCGCTGGCCAGCGCCGGCGTGGACGCGCACCTGTTCGATACGGGCGAACGCAGCCTGGCCGAATTGGCCGCGGAAGGCTACGACCGCGTCTTCATCGCGCTGCACGGCCGCTACGGCGAAGACGGCACGATCCAGGGCGCACTGGAACTGCTGGGCATTCCGTATACCGGCAGCGGCCCGATGGCGTCCGCGCTGGCCATGGACAAGACCATGACCAAGCGCGTATGGCTGCAGAACGGCCTGCCGACGCCCGAGTTCGAAGTGCTGGACGCCGACACGGAGCTGCGCCTGGTGCCCGACCGCCTGAGTCTGCCGCTGATCATCAAGCCGCCGCATGAAGGCTCGACCGTCGGCATCACCAAGGTTGTGGGTTATTCCGACATGAAGGAAGCCTATGCCGCGGCCGCGCGCTTTGACAGCGAAGTGCTGGCCGAGCAGTTCATCACCGGCCGCGAGCTGACCGTGGCGGTGCTGGGCTCGGGCAAGGGAGCGCGTGCGTTGCCCGTGATCGAAATAGCCGCGCCTGGTGGCAACTACGACTACGAACACAAATATTTTTCGGACGACACCGAGTATTTCTGCCCCGCAACGCTGCCGGACGGCGTTGCTGAAGAAGTGGCTGATATCGCCGTCAAGGCCTATCAGGCGCTGGGCTGCGAAGGCTGGGGTCGCGCCGACTTCATCCTCGACCGCGACAACCGGCCGTGGCTGCTTGAAATGAATACCTCGCCTGGCATGACCAGCCATTCGTTGGTGCCGATGGCCGCGAAGGCCGTGGGGATCAGCTATGCCGATCTGTGCGTGGCGATTTTGTCCGAAGCCTCGTGCAAAGTGCACAGCGCCTCGCGTAACGCTTGA
- the lpxC gene encoding UDP-3-O-acyl-N-acetylglucosamine deacetylase: MFRQRSIQNLVRTTGVGVHSGRRVELTLRPAQPNTGIVFHRVDLPEVVDLPAQATGVGDTRMASVLQQGNVRVSTVEHLMSALAGLGIDNLHIDLTAEEVPIMDGSAATFVYLLRSAGIVEQNAPKQFIRVKKTVEVREGEGRNEKWARLEPHEGYALAFSIDFRHPAIDSTANFAEIDFATHSYVREIARARTFGFVNEVEALRSMGLARGGSLDNAIVMDEYRVLNSDGLRYDDEFVKHKILDAIGDLYLLGKPLVARYVACKSGHGLNNQLARALLAQQDAWEMVTYESQAEAPQAFRHEWKLA, translated from the coding sequence ATGTTCCGACAGCGCAGCATTCAGAATCTAGTCCGCACGACAGGCGTCGGCGTCCACTCCGGACGGCGGGTAGAACTCACTCTGCGTCCGGCACAGCCCAATACGGGTATTGTTTTCCACCGCGTGGACCTGCCTGAAGTCGTGGACCTGCCTGCTCAGGCCACTGGCGTGGGCGATACGCGCATGGCGTCTGTCCTGCAACAGGGCAACGTTCGCGTTTCCACGGTAGAGCACCTGATGTCGGCATTGGCCGGCCTGGGTATCGACAACCTGCATATCGACCTCACTGCCGAAGAGGTCCCCATCATGGACGGCAGTGCGGCAACCTTTGTTTATCTGTTGCGCTCGGCGGGCATTGTTGAGCAGAACGCGCCCAAGCAATTCATCCGCGTCAAGAAAACCGTGGAAGTGCGCGAAGGCGAAGGCCGCAACGAGAAATGGGCCCGGCTGGAGCCGCATGAAGGCTACGCGCTGGCCTTCTCGATTGACTTCCGCCACCCCGCCATTGATTCCACCGCCAATTTCGCCGAGATCGATTTCGCGACACACTCGTATGTGCGCGAAATTGCCCGCGCGCGCACCTTCGGGTTCGTGAATGAAGTGGAAGCGCTGCGCTCGATGGGCCTGGCCCGTGGCGGCAGCCTGGACAACGCCATCGTCATGGACGAATACCGCGTGCTGAACAGTGACGGGCTGCGCTACGACGACGAATTCGTGAAGCACAAGATCCTGGACGCCATTGGCGACCTGTATTTGCTGGGCAAACCGCTGGTGGCGCGCTATGTGGCGTGCAAGTCGGGCCACGGCCTGAACAACCAATTGGCCCGCGCGCTGCTTGCTCAGCAAGACGCCTGGGAGATGGTCACCTATGAATCGCAGGCAGAAGCGCCGCAGGCCTTCCGCCACGAGTGGAAGCTGGCATAA
- a CDS encoding M23 family metallopeptidase, with the protein MHARDGRDGHFTLGGARLALLLGAALMTAAIFGAAIQRYLTPILPAVHAVGWPLAQQPGRDTDFLRGNMNLLAAKVGALQAKLVSIDGLGQRVAKVAGVAYTDPELAKQLAAAQPEALTQPEATHVMDDLFTDHPPPSAASAEALGRQLDEIQARLAQQSDNLKLLDAALTKRSADQARMPTAMPITDYPYLSSSYGWRRNPVTGRTAMHEGLDFAAPSGTPILAASGGVVLEAKYLPGFGNMVEIDHGDGLITRYAHASSLMVKQGQLVERGQQVARVGSSGRSTGPHLHFEVRLAGQPLDPRLFLGTPQNAPPAVAQAAGTEPVVR; encoded by the coding sequence ATGCACGCCCGGGACGGGCGGGACGGGCATTTCACCCTGGGTGGTGCGCGGCTGGCGTTGTTGCTTGGGGCGGCACTGATGACGGCAGCCATCTTTGGCGCCGCCATTCAGCGATACCTTACTCCGATCCTGCCGGCCGTACACGCCGTGGGTTGGCCGTTGGCGCAGCAGCCTGGCCGTGACACCGATTTTCTGCGTGGAAACATGAACCTGCTGGCCGCCAAGGTGGGCGCGCTGCAGGCCAAGCTGGTCAGCATTGATGGCCTGGGTCAGCGCGTGGCCAAGGTGGCGGGCGTGGCGTACACCGACCCCGAACTGGCCAAGCAACTGGCCGCGGCGCAGCCAGAGGCGCTGACGCAACCTGAAGCCACCCACGTCATGGACGACCTGTTCACCGACCACCCGCCGCCCAGCGCGGCCTCGGCTGAGGCCTTGGGGCGCCAACTGGACGAAATCCAGGCGCGCCTGGCGCAGCAGTCCGATAACCTGAAGCTGCTGGATGCGGCTCTGACCAAGCGGTCAGCGGACCAGGCGCGCATGCCGACCGCCATGCCGATTACCGATTATCCCTATCTGAGTTCGTCTTACGGCTGGCGCCGCAACCCGGTGACGGGGCGCACTGCCATGCATGAAGGGCTGGATTTCGCAGCCCCGTCCGGCACGCCGATTCTTGCCGCCTCCGGTGGCGTCGTGCTCGAAGCCAAGTACCTGCCGGGCTTTGGCAACATGGTTGAGATCGACCATGGCGATGGCTTGATCACCCGCTACGCCCACGCTTCGTCCCTGATGGTGAAGCAGGGCCAGCTCGTAGAGCGCGGCCAGCAAGTGGCCCGCGTGGGCAGTTCGGGCCGTTCCACCGGGCCGCATCTGCACTTTGAAGTCCGTCTTGCCGGGCAACCGCTAGACCCAAGATTGTTCCTGGGAACGCCACAGAATGCGCCGCCTGCCGTGGCGCAAGCCGCGGGGACTGAACCTGTGGTGCGCTGA